The window GTGAAGCTGAAGGACAATGAGAAGAACCGAAAACTCTTCGACCTCCTGGACGTTCTGGAATTTAACCAGGTCAGTTCAGCTTAAAGGTGGGAGGGATGGAGCATAGGTGAGAAAATAGGAGGGAAATCCCTTGAAGATAAATACCAGGGGAGACTCCCTAGATCTAATGCTGTGTGATATCATTCCTATCTGCTTGGTCTGCATgattttataaagattttgtcTTTACTTTAGGTGGTTTCCCTTTGGTTTTATCTTAAGAACAAGATGCATGATAGTTTTTAGAGTCAAATGAAGCAGAGTGAAAGTAGACTGTATGGTGGTACAGGAAAGGATTGGAGTGCGTCTCCTGAGGTATAAGATGGTTATTGAATCTTTTTTCTTACCCCATCAAACATAGGTGGTGATCTTCGTGAAATCTGTGCAGCGCTGCATTGCCCTGGCCCAGCTTCTAGTGGAACAGAACTTTCCAGCCATTGCCATTCATCGTGGGATGCCCCAAGAGGAGAGGTGAGCGGAGAAGTTGGATTGGGGGGCCAGGGGAGTGCCATGGGCAGGTTTCATgtccttttctgctcttttccctttGTCCCCACCTTCAGGTTGTCCCGGTATCAGCAGTTCAAAGATTTTCAGCGTCGTATTCTTGTGGCCACTAACCTTTTTGGCCGGGGCATGGATATTGAACGAGTAAACATTGCATTCAACTATGACATGCCAGAGGATTCAGACACATACTTACACAGGGTAAGCCCTAGGGTTAGGTGATACTTTTTAATGCCCTCCCTGTACTTGACTATCCAACCCCTTCCTCACCTTTCGGTCCCATATTCCTCTTTTTGataatctgtctctctctcttcttcaggttattccttcattttatcattttttgtccCTAGGTGGCTAGGGCAGGTCGGTTTGGTACAAAGGGTTTGGCCATCACATTTGTGTCAGATGAAAATGATGCCAAAATCCTCAATGATGTCCAGGATCGCTTCGAGGTCAACATCAGTGAACTGCCTGATGAGATAGACATTTCTTCCTATAGTGAGTATTCGGCTTTCCTGTTTAATAATtaactttttgcctttttttttaagtcttaaagtttttttaattcttatcaCCTCCCCCCCATTtctatataattctttttcatcCCTTTTAATCACTACTCCCTCCCCTAACctaatcttaatttattttttttatttttcagttgagcAGACTCGGTAGAGACCTTGGCCTGTCCTTGGAGTGTGATACCCTCTCCCTCCCCAGGAGCCAAACACTCGGGGTGTGGCGGGGAAGGGGAGGTGAAGGAGACACTACTGCCACCTACCCCCAGCCTCCCCGCCCCCAACGGCTCTGTTCATGTCATCCCTATACTCCCTTATTGATTTGTCCTGtcggattttttttaacaaaactaaaaatgaaacaaaaaagtgtcaagtgtctgagagttTTGCTCCTTTATTTAAAGGGTGGCACTGGGTGGTGTCTTCAGCCTAGGGGGAGAAATGGAAGTCATCTTAGGGGACTGGAAATAGGATCATTGTGAGGAAATTCAGTTAATAGGGTGAGGGCTGAATTCCTTTGAGTACCCCTTCCCAGTTCCTCTCAAGAGAACATTCCTTTTCTTGTCATTGGATGTTCTCTGTGctccaaaaaaggaaggaaacaggaTGGGACCTTAGATTAAAAAGGGTTCTTAGAAGTGTTTACTTAGGTTCAGCCAGTGAAGGAAGGTAAGGACAGGTCCCATCAGGCATCACCTCTCAGACTTTCTCGGTGCCGCCTCATTTGCTCCTTCAGCTTCTGGATCTTGAGCACAAGAGCTTGAGCTTCCCATACCCCTTCTTGCCCCTCCAGTAGGGCTTGGTACAGCTCTAACTGCTGCTCCAGCAATTCTTCTGCCTGGGCCAACTTGGCTCTTCTGTGGCCTAGACCCTGGAGGGGAGAGTGCAGAGGGAACAGAGCAACTTAACTGTCACACTGAGTTTACTGGGGAGAAAAAgttcttcccaccccccaccattGAATCCCAACCTAGCCCCTTGTAATATAGTAAGACAATGGGAACTGGGGTAGATTCTGGAAGAGGAGGCAGGTCTTATAGCCTTTAGATATGAGGGACTGTAAGGCCTTGCTGAAAGAAAACCACCTCCCCTCTGACGAATAATTAACTCTTAAACCAGGGACCTGTTCAAGGACATTGTGGACTCTGTTATATGAAGGTATGGGGGacgggtggggggtggggaggaggtaaTAGGAAGGGTTGAATCCCTCAGTATTAAAAATTAAGAGGTGGGGAAGTGTTCTAGTATGGATCCTAAAATTAGATTCTTAGGTCCAGAATGTAGGGGGATGAACTGAATTGAACTAAGATTTGTCCCTTCCAGGCTAAAGCTATGTTatccctcttcccctcttctccccaccAACGCCATTCCTCTTACCCTGTTTGGGGATAGAGTCTTCCTGGTCTCTTGCGTAGCTAGTTCCTCTCTAGGTGGCCTAGCATTCTGTGAATAGGCCCCACGAGAGGTGTGGGGGGCCATGATCCAGGCGGGCAATAGACGACAACAGCAACGAGAGAGCCAGGGTAGAGGGAGACCCATGGCAGGCTGGGGCTGGGGAGGGAGTTATGTCTGAACTGCCTTCCAACTGCCAGGAACTGGCTTCCTCTGGGCCCAGCCTCGCTTCAATGCCCCAGCCCTGCCCAGTCCCCCGCCCCTGTCCGCTTCACTGCCTCTTGCTCCCTCCCTAGACTGACCAGCTCCCGAATCCACAAGCT is drawn from Macrotis lagotis isolate mMagLag1 chromosome 5, bilby.v1.9.chrom.fasta, whole genome shotgun sequence and contains these coding sequences:
- the MCCD1 gene encoding mitochondrial coiled-coil domain protein 1, with protein sequence MGLPLPWLSRCCCRLLPAWIMAPHTSRGAYSQNARPPREELATQETRKTLSPNRGLGHRRAKLAQAEELLEQQLELYQALLEGQEGVWEAQALVLKIQKLKEQMRRHRESLRGDA